In Deltaproteobacteria bacterium, the following proteins share a genomic window:
- a CDS encoding ATP phosphoribosyltransferase has product MALGVKRSAEGTQVLRFGFPKGSLQDMTASLFAGAGYRMSFPERSLYPTIDDPEIECVLIRAQEIGRYVGEGVLDAGITGFDWIQESRSKLRELADLRYSKTSFRPTRWVLAVPESSPIKSAKDLAGKRIATEAVELVKSWLKKNGVKATVEFSWGATEVKPPLLADAIVDVTETGSSLRANKLRIVETLLESTPRLIANKEACKDPWKRRKLDRLALMLSGAMNAQGKVGLMLNCPKDSLAKILALLPALSSPTVSPLADGKMVAMNTIIDEAIARDLIPDLADAGATGIVEFPISKLIY; this is encoded by the coding sequence ATGGCACTCGGCGTCAAGCGATCGGCGGAAGGCACGCAGGTTCTGCGCTTCGGATTCCCCAAGGGGTCGCTGCAGGACATGACGGCCTCGCTCTTCGCGGGCGCCGGTTATCGCATGAGCTTCCCGGAGCGGTCGCTGTACCCGACGATCGACGACCCGGAGATCGAGTGCGTGCTGATCCGCGCGCAGGAGATCGGCCGCTACGTCGGCGAAGGCGTGCTCGACGCCGGGATCACCGGCTTCGATTGGATCCAGGAGAGCCGCTCGAAGCTGCGGGAGCTCGCCGATCTGCGCTACTCGAAGACGAGCTTCCGCCCGACGCGCTGGGTGCTCGCGGTTCCCGAGAGCTCGCCGATCAAGAGCGCGAAGGACCTGGCGGGAAAGCGCATCGCGACCGAGGCGGTCGAGCTGGTGAAGAGCTGGCTGAAGAAGAACGGCGTGAAGGCGACCGTGGAGTTTTCCTGGGGCGCCACGGAGGTCAAGCCGCCGCTTCTCGCCGATGCGATCGTCGACGTGACCGAGACGGGATCGAGCCTGCGCGCCAACAAGCTGCGCATCGTCGAGACGCTGCTCGAGAGCACGCCGCGCCTGATCGCGAACAAGGAGGCCTGCAAGGATCCCTGGAAGCGCCGCAAGCTGGACCGCCTGGCGCTGATGCTCTCCGGCGCGATGAACGCGCAGGGCAAGGTCGGCCTGATGCTGAACTGCCCGAAGGACAGCCTGGCGAAGATCCTGGCGCTGCTGCCCGCGCTCTCGTCGCCCACGGTCTCGCCGCTCGCCGACGGAAAGATGGTGGCGATGAACACGATCATCGACGAGGCGATCGCGCGCGACCTGATCCCCGACCTCGCCGACGCCGGCGCCACCGGCATCGTCGAGTTTCCGATCTCGAAGCTGATCTACTGA